In a genomic window of Akkermansiaceae bacterium:
- a CDS encoding NTP transferase domain-containing protein: MSIREAFSKMDSDNVRLLCLIDSDRYQGIVSAGDIQRAIIANKSLDTPVREVLRTEGVRLAHQSDDFESVKKLMLEFRTEFMPVLNDEGQLVDVHFWDDVFTHVKPSKGQIDLPVVIMAGGKGTRLKPFSNILPKPLFPLGDKTIVETIMDKFHDVGCRRFHFSVNHKAEFIKSYFDHLEGADYNIKYFKEDEPLGTAGSLNLIKGQISETFFVSNCDIVIDADYSEFLDYHREQNNEITMVVSLKHIKIPYGTVETEEGGQVTNLTEKPELTYMINAGLYILEPHLLEEIPIGKFYHITDLIDAARMRGARVGAYPISEKSWCDIGEWAEYRRTLSVLGIA; encoded by the coding sequence ATGTCTATCCGCGAGGCGTTTTCCAAGATGGACTCTGATAACGTACGTCTGTTATGTCTCATTGATAGCGATCGGTATCAGGGGATTGTTAGCGCAGGTGATATCCAGCGCGCCATTATCGCCAATAAGAGCCTTGATACTCCTGTGCGGGAAGTTTTGCGAACAGAGGGTGTTCGGTTGGCTCATCAATCGGATGACTTTGAATCGGTCAAAAAATTGATGCTGGAATTCAGGACCGAGTTTATGCCAGTTCTCAACGATGAGGGTCAGCTTGTGGATGTTCATTTCTGGGATGATGTATTCACTCATGTAAAACCATCCAAAGGGCAGATTGATCTGCCGGTTGTAATTATGGCAGGAGGAAAAGGCACACGCTTGAAGCCATTCTCTAATATACTTCCAAAGCCGCTGTTTCCTTTGGGTGACAAAACCATCGTAGAAACCATCATGGACAAGTTTCATGATGTTGGTTGTCGACGCTTTCATTTCTCCGTTAATCATAAGGCGGAGTTCATAAAGTCGTATTTTGATCATTTAGAGGGCGCGGATTACAATATCAAATATTTCAAGGAAGATGAACCGTTAGGGACAGCAGGTAGTTTAAATCTGATCAAGGGCCAAATTAGCGAAACGTTCTTTGTATCGAACTGTGACATCGTCATTGATGCTGACTATAGCGAATTCCTTGACTATCACCGTGAGCAGAATAACGAAATCACCATGGTCGTATCTCTGAAGCATATTAAGATTCCTTATGGAACGGTTGAGACTGAGGAAGGCGGGCAAGTGACTAATCTGACAGAGAAGCCAGAACTGACGTATATGATTAATGCCGGCCTATATATTCTTGAACCTCATTTGCTAGAGGAGATCCCCATTGGAAAGTTTTATCATATCACTGACCTCATTGATGCAGCTAGGATGAGGGGCGCGCGCGTTGGAGCCTATCCCATTAGCGAAAAATCCTGGTGTGATATTGGTGAATGGGCTGAGTATAGGCGTACATTAAGTGTGTTAGGCATTGCTTGA
- a CDS encoding DegT/DnrJ/EryC1/StrS family aminotransferase, translating to MRNIPLFDLNFGQEEEDAVIEVLRSKWISMGPKTKEFEDEYARLHHSSHAIAVTNCTAALHLALRVCGIGPGDEVIVPSLTFVATASAVRMTGAVPVFADVVSLQDWTICPRDIERKITARTKAVIPMHFGGHGADMTRICALANKHGLKVIEDACHAPLGQRDGRYLGTFGDFAAYSFYSNKNMATGEGGMLLTQNEEFDQRCRLLRAHGMTATAFDREQGKEFYDVVDWGYNYRMDDIRSAIGLAQLAKLEADLEKRLALANRYRENLGSCTDVCVPFADYPGVSSNYVMGILLNCGNRKNIRKALADEGIGTSMHYPPVHQFACYHEFATHLPMTEDIGSRELSLPLHFRMETEDVDYVCEELINTLANQ from the coding sequence ATGAGAAACATTCCATTATTTGACCTCAATTTCGGACAGGAGGAAGAAGATGCCGTTATTGAGGTACTGCGCTCGAAGTGGATTTCCATGGGGCCAAAAACCAAGGAATTCGAAGATGAGTATGCCCGCTTGCACCATTCCTCCCATGCCATCGCAGTGACGAACTGTACGGCTGCGCTTCATCTGGCTTTGAGGGTTTGCGGAATTGGTCCGGGAGACGAGGTGATCGTGCCATCGTTGACGTTTGTCGCTACGGCAAGTGCCGTCAGGATGACCGGTGCCGTCCCTGTGTTTGCAGATGTTGTGTCGCTGCAGGACTGGACTATTTGCCCCCGGGACATAGAACGCAAAATCACGGCAAGGACCAAAGCGGTGATACCGATGCATTTTGGTGGCCACGGTGCGGACATGACCAGGATTTGTGCTCTAGCTAACAAACACGGTCTCAAGGTCATTGAGGATGCCTGCCACGCCCCGCTTGGGCAGCGGGATGGACGTTACTTGGGCACCTTTGGTGATTTTGCCGCCTACAGCTTCTATTCGAACAAAAATATGGCGACCGGTGAAGGCGGTATGCTGCTCACCCAAAATGAGGAATTTGACCAACGCTGCAGGCTGCTCCGCGCCCACGGCATGACTGCGACCGCCTTTGATCGCGAACAGGGTAAGGAGTTCTACGATGTAGTGGACTGGGGCTACAATTACCGCATGGATGATATCCGGTCGGCAATAGGTCTGGCCCAGCTCGCTAAGCTCGAAGCCGATCTGGAGAAACGGCTCGCCCTGGCCAATCGCTATCGCGAGAATCTCGGGTCGTGTACTGATGTTTGTGTGCCGTTTGCCGATTACCCCGGCGTCTCCTCCAACTACGTCATGGGAATACTACTCAATTGCGGAAATAGGAAGAACATCCGGAAGGCCTTAGCCGATGAGGGCATCGGCACGTCCATGCATTACCCGCCGGTACATCAGTTTGCCTGTTACCATGAGTTTGCAACACATCTGCCAATGACCGAGGACATCGGCAGTCGTGAGTTATCACTGCCGCTGCATTTTAGAATGGAAACTGAAGACGTGGATTACGTTTGTGAGGAACTGATCAATACATTAGCAAACCAATGA
- a CDS encoding polysaccharide biosynthesis protein, producing MNDILPTILGRDHSFLREDMEHARANIKDALGSARVLVIGAAGSIGSAFVTELAQYGLGGLHLLDVSENNLVEVVRQLRSGGIHLPDDFRTYAIDFSAMEMAALLKVEQYDYVLNFSALKHVRSERDPYTLMRLLEVNVAGNARLLDALAGQKQLQRVFSVSSDKSVRPANLMGASKAFMERIFLSRADEMSFTSARFANVAFSDGSLLHSFRHRFEKRQPLSAPSDVLRYFITHEEAGQLCLLSCFDGNNREIYFPQFRPDKDMMSFADIARTFLHAQGYRALECDSDAQALAKAAEMQPGDRDWPCYFSGSDTSGEKMYEEFNDPDESLDLDRYQTVGVVTDPVYHGREGLDKALAMIEACRTKGTWTKEDLVRAVATAVPELNHVETHKNLDQKM from the coding sequence ATGAACGATATATTACCGACCATACTGGGGCGTGATCATTCCTTTCTGCGTGAGGACATGGAGCACGCGCGTGCCAACATCAAGGATGCTCTCGGGAGTGCGCGGGTATTGGTGATCGGGGCGGCCGGGTCCATTGGTTCCGCGTTTGTCACCGAGCTGGCACAATATGGATTAGGTGGCTTGCACCTGCTCGATGTCAGCGAAAACAATCTGGTGGAGGTGGTGCGCCAGCTCAGGTCGGGCGGCATTCACCTCCCGGATGATTTTAGAACTTACGCCATCGATTTTTCCGCGATGGAGATGGCAGCATTGCTCAAGGTTGAACAATATGATTATGTCTTGAATTTTTCAGCGCTGAAACATGTGCGGTCAGAGCGCGATCCATACACCTTGATGCGGCTGCTGGAGGTCAATGTCGCTGGTAACGCCAGGCTGCTGGATGCACTCGCCGGCCAGAAGCAGCTGCAGCGTGTGTTCAGCGTGTCCTCGGATAAGTCGGTGCGCCCGGCGAATCTCATGGGTGCCTCGAAGGCATTCATGGAAAGGATCTTCCTCTCACGGGCAGATGAAATGTCATTCACCAGCGCACGCTTTGCCAATGTGGCGTTTTCGGATGGCAGTCTGCTGCACAGTTTCCGGCATCGCTTTGAAAAAAGACAGCCTCTCAGCGCTCCATCCGATGTGCTGCGGTACTTCATCACCCATGAAGAAGCGGGCCAGCTGTGTTTGCTCTCTTGTTTTGATGGCAATAACCGTGAAATCTATTTTCCGCAGTTTCGTCCAGACAAGGATATGATGAGCTTCGCCGATATTGCCCGCACGTTTTTACATGCGCAGGGGTACCGTGCTCTGGAGTGCGACAGTGATGCGCAGGCGCTTGCCAAAGCCGCCGAAATGCAGCCGGGTGACCGTGATTGGCCCTGCTATTTTTCCGGCTCGGATACCAGCGGTGAGAAAATGTATGAGGAATTCAATGACCCGGACGAAAGCCTGGATCTTGATCGCTACCAGACGGTGGGCGTGGTGACGGATCCCGTCTATCATGGTCGTGAGGGGTTAGACAAGGCTCTCGCAATGATCGAGGCCTGTAGAACCAAGGGAACGTGGACCAAGGAGGATCTTGTCCGGGCCGTGGCGACGGCCGTGCCTGAACTCAACCATGTTGAAACCCATAAGAATCTCGACCAGAAGATGTAA
- a CDS encoding polysaccharide pyruvyl transferase family protein, which produces MNKLTFGETNCDYLMKIGILTFHLGPNHGGYLQAYCLCEYIKSMGHEVEIINYKNAHHHDRETFRPWVYRRPWKLYHAWIKERVFRKAYQELPLSEFTTNVNEVKWEKYDVVVIGSDVVWDFSWPWLGHDHVYFGDFGREYHGKRIAYAPSSGTVHPETVIPTWVKEGLAGMDGICARDENTACIVRKACGRNPLVVVDPTWLDMEYCETPVTKEKHLVVYAYEVSEDERKAIVAYARKNGLRIIALGYSQSWADENNMKLGPLEWPAIMERASAVVAGTFHGTLYAIKTQSQFVTLYNDRIKYRIQKPLQVAELEQRMLKSAADFEEVMNQVIDYRVVMDRLGPYVESSRAYLSEHLT; this is translated from the coding sequence TTGAACAAATTGACCTTTGGGGAGACAAACTGCGATTATTTGATGAAAATTGGAATACTCACATTTCATCTGGGACCTAACCACGGAGGGTACCTTCAGGCGTATTGTCTATGTGAGTATATTAAGTCCATGGGACACGAGGTAGAAATCATCAATTACAAGAATGCGCACCATCACGATCGTGAAACCTTCAGACCGTGGGTTTACCGCCGTCCATGGAAGTTGTATCATGCTTGGATTAAGGAGCGAGTATTCAGGAAAGCCTATCAAGAACTCCCGCTCAGCGAGTTTACTACCAATGTGAACGAGGTGAAATGGGAGAAGTATGATGTGGTGGTTATTGGCAGTGATGTGGTTTGGGATTTTTCATGGCCGTGGCTCGGGCACGATCACGTCTATTTTGGTGATTTTGGCAGGGAATATCACGGCAAGAGAATTGCCTACGCTCCCAGTTCAGGCACAGTGCATCCTGAGACAGTTATTCCCACTTGGGTGAAAGAAGGCCTGGCAGGGATGGACGGCATTTGTGCCCGAGATGAGAACACCGCCTGCATCGTAAGGAAGGCCTGCGGACGCAATCCGCTGGTGGTGGTAGACCCCACGTGGTTGGATATGGAATACTGTGAAACTCCAGTAACCAAGGAAAAGCACTTAGTGGTTTATGCCTATGAAGTTTCTGAGGATGAGCGAAAAGCTATTGTAGCCTACGCAAGAAAAAACGGCCTCAGAATCATCGCCCTAGGTTACTCCCAGAGCTGGGCAGATGAGAATAATATGAAACTAGGGCCGCTTGAATGGCCGGCGATCATGGAGCGAGCCAGTGCCGTGGTGGCAGGCACTTTTCATGGCACCTTGTATGCGATTAAGACGCAGAGTCAGTTCGTGACTCTCTACAATGATCGTATCAAATACCGGATTCAAAAACCCTTGCAAGTAGCAGAGCTCGAGCAGCGCATGTTAAAATCGGCAGCTGACTTTGAGGAAGTCATGAACCAAGTTATCGACTACCGAGTAGTCATGGATCGCCTTGGCCCGTATGTCGAAAGCTCACGTGCTTATCTGAGCGAACACTTAACGTAA
- a CDS encoding nitroreductase family protein, whose amino-acid sequence MKLSMRIRLLNEYIKLLRSYWRDMVRYSKHACLGWNRNSYDSGQHEGRIIASYHVVEKGLSMPDFRPCFGVPIVKSLIRLLQQGGRKFNWCNNINYVTAVQVVRSYMDRHHDLGIDLSELYTDEEIDFGKDDPCVLDVVAGSRNYQRETYFSKSQSNFAEFARSRHSCRVFDLDKTVELKKIYDAIDTARFSPSVCNRQCWRVHVYQDKKRVDALLALQDGNRGFGHTIPTILVVTASLKVFDGFKERNQAFIDGGLFSMSLMYALHHQELGCVPMCWLASNERDDEFRGLAGLSDDEVIMMLLGVGVPVDEFAAPASQRRSIEEITTVY is encoded by the coding sequence ATGAAGCTTTCCATGCGCATACGTCTATTGAACGAATATATTAAATTGCTTCGTTCATACTGGAGGGATATGGTGCGATACTCCAAACACGCTTGTCTGGGATGGAATCGTAATAGCTACGATTCCGGCCAGCATGAAGGCAGGATCATTGCATCCTATCATGTTGTCGAAAAAGGTTTAAGCATGCCGGATTTTCGCCCCTGCTTTGGAGTGCCCATCGTAAAGTCACTTATTAGGTTGCTACAACAAGGAGGTAGGAAATTTAATTGGTGCAATAATATCAATTACGTAACAGCGGTTCAAGTGGTGCGATCTTACATGGATAGACACCACGATTTAGGTATTGATCTTAGTGAATTATATACTGATGAGGAAATTGACTTTGGTAAAGATGATCCATGTGTATTGGATGTTGTGGCAGGGAGTCGTAACTACCAGAGAGAAACATATTTTTCAAAATCGCAAAGTAATTTTGCAGAATTTGCGAGAAGCCGTCATAGTTGTAGGGTCTTTGATTTAGATAAGACAGTTGAGCTAAAGAAAATATATGATGCCATCGACACGGCAAGATTTTCGCCTTCCGTATGTAACCGGCAATGCTGGCGAGTACACGTATATCAGGATAAGAAGCGAGTGGATGCCTTGTTAGCTTTGCAGGATGGCAACCGTGGTTTCGGTCACACTATTCCAACAATCTTGGTTGTTACAGCCAGCCTAAAAGTTTTTGATGGCTTTAAGGAAAGAAACCAAGCCTTTATCGATGGTGGTTTATTTAGTATGAGCCTGATGTATGCCTTGCACCATCAGGAGTTGGGCTGCGTGCCGATGTGTTGGTTGGCTTCCAACGAGCGGGACGATGAATTTCGCGGGCTTGCTGGCCTAAGTGATGACGAGGTGATTATGATGTTGCTGGGAGTGGGCGTACCGGTAGATGAATTTGCTGCGCCAGCCTCACAAAGGCGATCCATCGAGGAAATTACGACTGTATATTGA
- a CDS encoding WecB/TagA/CpsF family glycosyltransferase, whose protein sequence is MTSGRQDVKSARSSLGEGGTSRLPSFKTVNVIGLPVAVTTYQNAIDWIKSAALDHSRAYAVEAANTHVAALARHDRSFGETMGKFDLITPDGMPLVWSVNRQLEEKEKLTDRVYGPTLMLRTIEATQGDHGFSHFLFGGKQSTLDKLQQRFATDYPETTIAGAYSPPFGEWPEDELDRICQKIRDSGANLVWVGLGCPKQEHWIARHKDLLPPAVYFGIGAAFAFHAGEVKQAPAWIQKCGIEWLYRLCKEPRRLFKRYFTYNTFFVWYSIGDQMRD, encoded by the coding sequence ATGACTTCAGGACGTCAAGACGTCAAGTCTGCCCGCAGTAGCCTTGGCGAAGGAGGCACTTCCCGGCTGCCGTCCTTCAAGACGGTAAATGTCATCGGTTTGCCCGTCGCGGTCACCACCTATCAGAATGCCATCGACTGGATCAAGTCCGCCGCCCTCGACCACAGCCGGGCCTACGCTGTCGAAGCCGCCAACACCCACGTCGCCGCCCTCGCCAGACACGACCGCAGTTTCGGCGAGACGATGGGAAAATTCGACCTCATCACCCCCGACGGCATGCCGCTGGTCTGGTCGGTGAACCGTCAGCTGGAGGAAAAAGAAAAACTGACCGACCGCGTCTACGGCCCCACCTTGATGTTGAGAACCATCGAGGCCACCCAGGGAGATCACGGGTTCAGCCACTTCCTCTTCGGCGGTAAACAAAGCACGCTCGACAAACTCCAGCAACGATTCGCCACCGATTACCCGGAGACCACCATTGCCGGTGCCTACTCGCCTCCCTTCGGGGAATGGCCAGAGGACGAGCTCGACCGCATCTGCCAGAAAATCCGCGACTCCGGCGCCAACCTCGTCTGGGTCGGCCTCGGCTGCCCCAAGCAGGAACACTGGATCGCCCGGCACAAGGACCTACTCCCCCCCGCCGTCTACTTCGGCATCGGCGCCGCCTTCGCCTTCCACGCCGGCGAGGTCAAACAAGCGCCCGCCTGGATCCAAAAATGCGGCATCGAATGGCTCTACCGCCTCTGCAAGGAGCCACGCCGCCTTTTTAAAAGGTATTTCACCTACAACACTTTTTTCGTTTGGTACTCAATAGGGGACCAAATGAGAGACTAG
- a CDS encoding adenylyltransferase/cytidyltransferase family protein → MRRVFVSGCYDIIHAGHLQFFEEARALGDHLTVSFASEDVLWHHKQRRSSIPDEHKKAVLEGLRMIDEVVIGTDHDMGLDFKTYFLEARPNVLAVTEDDQYETIKRDLCNQVGASYHVLAKTPPKFDPVSTSGIVKWVKAPTEAPLRVDFAGGWLDVPRHSREGAYIVNCAISPLVSLRAWNYEKRSGLGGSGAWALLNGEDGVDAELDLGVGWQDPAVIRETGLCVWRSGQRPVLDFKRNGDMLAGKMAILWTGSEHDTPGFADRQRDYDKIETSAKLARLGILNEDIQQLAEGIRLYHDAQLDEGMEPLPNIAGALACKYCGGGHGGYAVYLFDTQTQRDTATTQTKNLRAIEPYCV, encoded by the coding sequence ATGAGACGTGTTTTTGTTTCCGGATGTTACGATATTATTCATGCTGGACACCTCCAGTTTTTTGAAGAGGCAAGGGCACTCGGCGATCACCTGACAGTCAGCTTTGCCTCTGAAGACGTTCTCTGGCATCACAAACAACGCAGGTCGTCGATTCCTGACGAACACAAGAAGGCCGTGCTTGAGGGTCTTCGAATGATCGATGAGGTTGTCATAGGAACTGACCATGATATGGGCCTGGATTTTAAAACCTATTTTCTCGAAGCCAGACCCAATGTGTTGGCCGTCACCGAAGACGACCAATACGAAACCATCAAACGCGACCTCTGCAACCAGGTTGGAGCCAGCTATCATGTGCTTGCCAAAACCCCTCCTAAATTCGACCCGGTTTCCACATCGGGCATCGTCAAATGGGTCAAGGCTCCCACTGAAGCACCTCTCCGGGTCGATTTCGCAGGGGGTTGGTTGGATGTGCCACGTCACTCCCGCGAGGGTGCCTATATTGTCAACTGCGCCATCTCGCCACTTGTTAGTCTGCGTGCGTGGAACTACGAAAAACGCTCCGGACTCGGCGGCAGTGGCGCATGGGCACTTCTCAATGGAGAAGACGGCGTCGATGCCGAGCTCGACCTCGGAGTCGGTTGGCAAGACCCCGCCGTCATCCGGGAAACCGGACTCTGCGTCTGGCGCAGCGGTCAACGCCCGGTGCTCGATTTCAAAAGAAATGGCGATATGCTGGCAGGCAAGATGGCCATCCTCTGGACCGGCTCCGAACACGATACCCCCGGCTTCGCCGATCGCCAACGCGATTACGACAAAATCGAGACCTCGGCGAAGTTAGCCCGTCTGGGAATTCTCAACGAAGACATCCAGCAACTAGCCGAAGGCATCCGCCTCTATCATGATGCCCAACTCGACGAAGGTATGGAGCCGCTCCCAAACATCGCCGGCGCACTGGCCTGCAAATACTGCGGCGGTGGTCACGGCGGCTACGCCGTCTACCTCTTCGACACCCAAACCCAGCGCGACACCGCCACCACCCAAACCAAAAACCTGCGCGCCATCGAGCCTTACTGTGTTTGA